The following are encoded together in the uncultured Sphaerochaeta sp. genome:
- a CDS encoding helix-turn-helix domain-containing protein encodes MSYSVVFVEDEQIVREEIVSSIRWDLLGLELVGTASDGLSGEHMIKEKEPDIVITDIRLPAQDGLTMLSNCPVNHAIILTGHADFSYMKSAIRLGVFDYLLKPIDDEELEETLASLVRKLQEEDREYEDLKKKEHSKSELIPLPKQAGNHVINATIAYIAETYSEPVGLQEAAAYLDLSESHLSRLFKEVTGLNFLQYLNAYRINQAAIMMRDPKLNISEIATNCGFPTPGYFAKIFKRFIGKTPTQFRDEVDTF; translated from the coding sequence ATGAGTTACAGTGTTGTGTTCGTAGAAGATGAGCAGATCGTCCGTGAGGAGATTGTCTCCTCGATTCGATGGGACCTCCTTGGTCTGGAATTGGTTGGCACTGCCTCTGATGGACTGAGCGGAGAGCATATGATCAAGGAGAAGGAGCCCGATATCGTCATCACCGACATTCGCCTTCCTGCCCAGGATGGACTTACCATGCTCAGCAACTGTCCAGTGAATCATGCCATCATCCTGACAGGGCACGCTGACTTCTCCTATATGAAGAGTGCCATCCGTCTAGGGGTGTTCGACTATCTGCTTAAGCCGATTGATGATGAGGAGCTAGAAGAAACCCTCGCCTCCTTGGTGAGAAAATTACAGGAAGAGGATCGTGAATATGAGGATCTTAAGAAAAAGGAACACTCGAAGAGTGAGCTCATACCACTTCCCAAGCAAGCTGGAAACCACGTAATAAACGCAACCATCGCCTATATTGCAGAGACCTACTCAGAACCGGTAGGTCTTCAGGAGGCAGCAGCCTACCTCGATCTCTCTGAAAGTCATCTCAGTCGTCTCTTCAAGGAGGTCACCGGACTGAACTTCCTGCAGTATCTCAATGCATACAGGATAAACCAGGCGGCCATCATGATGAGGGACCCAAAGTTGAATATCAGTGAAATTGCCACCAATTGCGGGTTTCCGACCCCAGGATACTTTGCAAAGATCTTCAAACGCTTTATCGGTAAGACCCCGACGCAGTTTAGGGACGAGGTAGATACCTTCTAA
- a CDS encoding HAD-IA family hydrolase yields MYEFLCADLKEDDADFPVLGFFENHLVASFPQDSFSRYLFISRSETARNEARSKGMGVLEWEGRLGVQQVEVLLASCDPVLSDKHSLFMFDMGNVVVNNISMLGKISRLLGIEKQAFIADYLHYDFPLMEGVVSEEQYWQHITHVFGIPVQGNPFADVFKPVFNYPVLSLIQSLRSEGKRVVCASNTIQSHWEILEEMGALALFDKAYASHEMGLSKPSLQFYTNILDAERVSAEQTFFIDDRKDNIQSSRKLGIASLLYADLPSGTRDERLSRVFRRYLPRP; encoded by the coding sequence ATGTACGAATTTCTCTGTGCAGATTTGAAAGAGGATGATGCAGATTTTCCGGTGCTGGGGTTTTTCGAAAACCACTTGGTGGCCAGCTTTCCTCAGGATTCCTTCTCCCGATACCTCTTTATAAGTAGATCGGAGACTGCCCGCAATGAAGCAAGGTCGAAGGGGATGGGGGTTCTTGAATGGGAAGGGCGTCTTGGAGTACAGCAGGTCGAGGTCTTGCTGGCAAGTTGTGATCCTGTTCTCAGCGACAAGCATTCGCTTTTCATGTTTGATATGGGTAATGTGGTGGTGAATAATATCTCAATGCTTGGGAAGATTTCCCGCCTTTTGGGAATCGAGAAACAAGCATTTATTGCTGATTATCTCCATTACGATTTTCCCCTGATGGAAGGAGTGGTCTCTGAAGAGCAGTACTGGCAGCATATCACGCATGTATTTGGGATACCTGTGCAAGGTAATCCGTTTGCCGATGTGTTCAAGCCAGTGTTCAACTATCCTGTACTTTCCCTGATACAATCGTTGCGTTCAGAAGGAAAGCGGGTGGTATGTGCAAGTAATACCATCCAAAGTCATTGGGAAATACTTGAAGAAATGGGTGCGCTTGCATTATTCGACAAAGCCTATGCCTCCCATGAGATGGGATTGAGCAAGCCATCTCTTCAGTTCTATACAAACATACTTGACGCAGAAAGAGTCTCTGCAGAGCAGACGTTCTTCATTGACGACAGGAAGGACAACATACAGAGCAGCAGAAAACTCGGAATAGCAAGCCTCCTTTATGCAGACCTTCCCTCCGGGACAAGGGATGAGAGGCTATCTAGAGTCTTTAGAAGGTATCTACCTCGTCCCTAA
- a CDS encoding carbohydrate ABC transporter permease → MQISKKITITNVLIWIVLAAMLLFTLTPIAFMISASMMERNQIMAMPFSWIPKGFHAPNFVKAVAGNDQTFIFVRNLTNSLVVSITVAITTVLIASLTGYGLAKFRFRGRNTIFIIIMATMMIPFEAIMIPLYMVVTMLRIQNTYTGLILPFLVSAFGVFQMRQYLTTFPTEFLDAARVDGMGEFGIYWKIVLPNCMPVIATLSILSFRSQWDNLLWPLLVSQSEKMKTIPQYISSFALERNTDEGAMMAAALLASIPMFVLFMSLTKYFIGGSAVYESRKG, encoded by the coding sequence ATGCAGATATCGAAGAAAATTACCATTACCAATGTTCTTATTTGGATTGTTTTGGCAGCAATGCTCCTTTTTACCTTGACTCCGATTGCGTTCATGATCAGTGCTTCCATGATGGAACGAAACCAGATTATGGCCATGCCGTTTTCCTGGATTCCAAAAGGCTTCCATGCCCCTAATTTTGTCAAGGCTGTGGCAGGAAACGACCAAACGTTTATCTTTGTCCGTAATCTTACCAACTCACTCGTGGTAAGTATCACAGTTGCCATTACTACAGTCTTGATTGCAAGTCTCACAGGCTATGGCTTGGCAAAGTTTCGTTTTCGGGGAAGAAACACCATTTTTATCATCATCATGGCAACGATGATGATTCCTTTTGAAGCAATTATGATTCCGCTCTATATGGTAGTCACAATGCTACGCATCCAGAATACGTATACCGGCTTGATACTTCCTTTCCTTGTGAGTGCATTTGGTGTATTCCAGATGCGACAGTATCTCACGACATTCCCAACGGAGTTTCTTGATGCAGCCCGTGTCGATGGGATGGGGGAATTCGGAATCTATTGGAAAATAGTACTTCCCAACTGCATGCCGGTTATCGCAACGCTCTCCATTCTCTCTTTCCGTAGTCAGTGGGACAACCTGCTCTGGCCGCTTTTGGTAAGCCAGAGCGAAAAGATGAAGACGATTCCCCAGTACATCAGTTCTTTCGCGCTTGAACGGAATACCGACGAAGGAGCAATGATGGCTGCAGCCCTGCTTGCATCGATCCCCATGTTTGTACTGTTCATGTCCTTGACCAAGTATTTCATCGGTGGGTCGGCAGTATATGAGTCAAGGAAGGGTTGA
- a CDS encoding sugar ABC transporter permease: MGMKKYQGIEKKQARWGFVFVVPSLLFFSLFSFYPIINAFYTSFFDKRALSKAPPAFLGLGNYIRLFDPSRAASDLSFLNSLRATLVFTVGTFIPLLIISLMLAVFISNLSSGKSKKFLQIAYYTPAILSSVVAATIWMIIFDPRGLGNQWVNTLMNTPGVDHRWLVDPVMEQVSTMVIYFWKYIGYFVILFITGLASIPPTIYEAATIDGAGKGQVFWRITLPLLKPTVFLVSVMAMLQCLKTFSTQYMLYTNGAPRAPINVITFNIYVTGIQQQYLGRASAMSVVLFLLMLLLTLLQFKTTSSDQVEY, from the coding sequence ATGGGTATGAAAAAATACCAAGGCATCGAGAAAAAACAGGCTCGGTGGGGATTTGTCTTTGTAGTTCCCTCCCTGCTTTTTTTCTCATTATTCAGCTTTTATCCAATAATCAATGCATTCTACACCAGTTTTTTTGATAAACGTGCTCTCAGTAAAGCACCCCCAGCATTTTTAGGGTTAGGTAACTATATCAGGTTATTCGATCCCAGTAGAGCAGCGAGTGATTTGTCTTTTCTCAATAGCTTGCGTGCAACATTGGTGTTTACCGTTGGTACATTCATTCCCTTGTTGATTATCAGCTTGATGTTGGCTGTCTTCATCAGCAATCTCAGTAGCGGTAAGTCAAAAAAATTTCTGCAGATTGCCTATTATACCCCAGCAATTCTTTCCAGTGTTGTCGCTGCTACCATCTGGATGATTATCTTTGACCCTAGAGGTTTGGGAAACCAATGGGTAAATACGCTCATGAACACTCCAGGGGTTGACCATCGTTGGTTGGTAGATCCTGTGATGGAGCAAGTGTCGACGATGGTGATTTACTTCTGGAAATATATTGGATACTTTGTCATCCTCTTCATTACCGGCTTGGCTTCAATACCTCCTACGATTTATGAGGCAGCCACCATTGATGGGGCTGGCAAGGGCCAGGTTTTCTGGCGTATCACTCTCCCGTTGCTCAAGCCGACGGTGTTCCTCGTTTCGGTCATGGCAATGTTGCAGTGTCTGAAAACCTTCAGTACCCAATACATGCTGTACACCAATGGGGCTCCACGTGCTCCAATCAATGTAATTACCTTCAATATCTATGTTACAGGTATTCAGCAACAGTACCTAGGACGAGCAAGTGCAATGAGTGTTGTGCTCTTCTTGTTGATGTTGTTGCTGACATTGTTGCAGTTTAAAACGACAAGTAGCGATCAGGTGGAGTATTAG
- a CDS encoding extracellular solute-binding protein: MKRSIALALMIALLLPLSLFAQGGKEAVVDENAPVTIQYWTHEDPARTALEEELIAQFMADNPNITVVRTTQASVKQIELVQTAFAANQGPDMFNLPIENQYAYITNYRVAPVDYQAAGYADKQDLLDKYVEGVLDTVTVNGEVYGLPLELTNWSIYINKKIFRDAGLDPEKDYPKTWEEMADISEKLVIRDGDILVRRGFDFRYPYYLTFFVPMVEQLGGELISSDGKTAIVGDEAWLQALTYMQEWGPSGRNLGSPTYKNARKLFNLDNNDMAMAHTGLYQQGRIEADNPEFFESGEWMVIPYPVFEDAVKDVAACYYGHFFMVNADSDPNVQKAAWKLAGFLLSHGEDYLTRGGNIIQPTKALFASDTLKNMPYSDVFINDMGRSHMIYYGANSAEIQTQIRYAVESVMLSGVSPQKALATLRSAVQEIVDEQ, translated from the coding sequence ATGAAAAGATCAATTGCATTGGCATTGATGATTGCTTTGTTGCTCCCTCTCTCCTTGTTTGCACAAGGTGGAAAGGAAGCTGTCGTAGATGAAAACGCTCCAGTTACTATACAGTACTGGACGCACGAAGATCCGGCCCGTACTGCTTTGGAAGAAGAGCTGATCGCTCAGTTCATGGCTGATAATCCAAACATCACCGTGGTACGTACCACCCAAGCTTCAGTAAAGCAGATTGAACTTGTCCAGACTGCCTTTGCGGCAAATCAAGGTCCCGATATGTTCAATCTTCCCATCGAGAACCAGTATGCCTATATCACCAACTATCGTGTTGCCCCGGTTGACTACCAAGCAGCAGGTTATGCTGACAAGCAGGATTTGTTGGACAAGTATGTAGAGGGTGTTCTGGATACTGTCACAGTGAATGGTGAGGTATATGGTTTGCCTTTGGAGCTCACCAACTGGTCCATCTATATAAACAAGAAGATCTTCCGTGATGCAGGGCTTGATCCTGAGAAGGATTACCCGAAGACCTGGGAAGAGATGGCTGACATTTCCGAGAAACTCGTCATTAGGGACGGGGATATCTTGGTACGTCGTGGATTTGATTTCCGCTATCCTTATTACTTGACATTCTTTGTACCCATGGTAGAGCAGCTTGGTGGAGAGCTTATCAGCAGTGACGGCAAGACAGCCATAGTAGGGGATGAGGCTTGGCTTCAGGCCTTGACCTACATGCAGGAATGGGGTCCATCGGGGCGTAACCTTGGTTCCCCGACCTACAAGAATGCCAGAAAATTGTTCAACTTGGATAACAATGATATGGCAATGGCCCACACTGGCTTATACCAGCAGGGACGAATTGAGGCAGACAACCCAGAGTTCTTCGAGAGTGGAGAGTGGATGGTTATTCCGTATCCTGTATTTGAGGATGCAGTGAAAGATGTGGCAGCATGCTACTATGGTCACTTCTTCATGGTGAATGCGGACAGTGATCCCAATGTGCAGAAGGCAGCTTGGAAGTTGGCAGGATTCCTGCTCAGCCATGGAGAGGATTACCTCACCCGTGGTGGAAACATCATTCAGCCGACCAAGGCGCTGTTTGCAAGCGATACACTGAAGAACATGCCCTACAGTGATGTCTTCATCAATGACATGGGACGCTCCCACATGATCTACTACGGAGCAAACTCCGCAGAGATTCAGACACAGATCCGCTATGCGGTAGAGTCGGTTATGCTCAGTGGTGTCAGCCCCCAAAAGGCACTGGCAACCCTTCGTTCCGCTGTTCAAGAGATTGTCGACGAACAGTAA
- a CDS encoding metal-dependent transcriptional regulator, whose protein sequence is MQKSGEDYLEAVLALSEQHEKVRTTDVALRLGVSKPSVNRAMKVLSADGYVKQETYGDIHLTEKGRLKASQVYFRHKTLTSFFQEVLGVDPVIAEQDACLIEHDISSETMEKLASYLRTVKKGSLE, encoded by the coding sequence ATGCAAAAGTCAGGCGAAGATTATCTTGAGGCTGTATTGGCGCTCAGCGAACAACATGAAAAGGTGCGGACAACCGATGTTGCCCTACGCCTTGGTGTATCCAAGCCCAGCGTAAACCGTGCAATGAAGGTGCTTTCAGCCGACGGATATGTGAAGCAAGAGACCTATGGCGACATTCATCTGACAGAGAAGGGGAGGCTGAAAGCATCCCAGGTCTACTTCCGGCATAAGACTCTTACCAGTTTCTTTCAGGAAGTCCTCGGTGTAGACCCTGTCATTGCAGAGCAGGATGCTTGTCTGATCGAGCATGACATCTCCAGCGAGACGATGGAGAAACTGGCAAGTTATCTGCGAACAGTAAAAAAAGGCTCTCTCGAGTAG
- a CDS encoding ferrous iron transport protein A, with amino-acid sequence MQMTMDELAVGQKGAVKAIHAPKQLKRRLMDMGFTKGVDIEVVKLAPMGDPIEVSVRGYNLCLRRAEARKIELR; translated from the coding sequence ATGCAAATGACGATGGACGAATTGGCCGTAGGACAGAAAGGGGCTGTAAAAGCAATACATGCCCCAAAACAGCTTAAACGACGACTGATGGATATGGGATTCACCAAAGGTGTAGATATCGAGGTTGTCAAGCTGGCTCCGATGGGAGACCCTATCGAAGTATCCGTTCGAGGATACAATCTCTGCTTGAGAAGAGCAGAAGCACGCAAGATTGAACTGAGATAG
- the feoB gene encoding ferrous iron transport protein B — translation MKTIALIGNPNSGKTTLFNALTGTSAYVGNWPGVTVEKKEGMVGGHTILDLPGIYSLSPYSPEEKLSRRYILDEQPDLIIDVIDATNLERSLYLTTQLAELGRPLLLVLNMADLLEKEGIKIDAKRLSQMTGSPVVTVSASRGTGIDHLREAIEHSLREKHAALCPLFSNFIERYISHIIEDDYLHAIPKGRQMRWAAIKLIEEDELFLSSMPPIPDAFNTYLSEVRAELVAHYDDDPEAIIIDQRYKVAEHISKDCQIRKQKEKSFNFDSIATNRIAAIPLFILIMGAVFYLSIGLVGGYTTPILENLFGYLGTQVLTLSDTLGVHPLLSGILVDGIIAGVGAVLTFVPQLFVLFLLLSILEDCGYMARIAFIMDRMMRTLGLSGKSIIPLVIGTGCSVPAIMSSRTIEHQKQRELTVIVTPFIPCGAKMPVFALMLTYFFPGQWYIAPMIYLLGIVAVIVTGLLARAIDKHKETNAFILELPRYQLPTVRNVWLQTKERTLGFIQKAGTIILLSSVVIYLLSSYSFTLQAVDAEASMLAIMGRVIAPLFAPLGFGFWQASVALLTGIAAKETIVSTLSVTIGTANLGFFFTPDSALSYMTFILLSSPCIAAIGAMFKELGSKRKLLYALLWQTGFAYVSALLVRYMVLLLI, via the coding sequence ATGAAAACCATTGCCCTCATCGGGAATCCCAACTCAGGGAAGACAACCCTGTTCAATGCATTGACGGGAACAAGCGCCTACGTGGGAAACTGGCCAGGTGTCACTGTGGAAAAGAAAGAAGGTATGGTGGGCGGCCATACTATTTTAGACCTCCCCGGCATCTATTCTCTCTCCCCTTACAGCCCAGAAGAAAAACTTTCACGTCGGTACATCCTCGATGAACAGCCGGATCTCATCATTGATGTCATTGATGCAACCAATCTCGAGCGAAGTCTCTACCTAACCACCCAGCTTGCTGAGCTGGGCCGTCCTCTTCTACTTGTACTCAATATGGCGGATCTCCTGGAAAAGGAAGGGATCAAGATTGATGCCAAGCGTCTCAGCCAGATGACAGGATCCCCCGTGGTTACTGTCTCAGCGAGCAGAGGAACAGGAATCGATCACCTGAGAGAGGCAATTGAACATAGCCTGAGAGAGAAACATGCGGCGCTCTGCCCGCTCTTTTCCAACTTCATAGAACGCTATATCTCTCATATCATCGAGGATGACTACCTTCATGCAATACCGAAAGGAAGGCAGATGCGATGGGCAGCCATCAAACTTATTGAAGAAGATGAGCTCTTCCTTTCTTCCATGCCTCCCATTCCCGATGCATTTAATACGTATCTTAGCGAGGTACGCGCTGAACTAGTTGCCCACTATGATGACGACCCGGAGGCCATCATCATCGATCAACGCTACAAGGTAGCCGAGCATATCTCCAAGGATTGTCAAATCCGAAAGCAAAAGGAGAAGTCTTTCAATTTCGATTCCATTGCAACCAATCGCATAGCAGCCATTCCTCTGTTCATATTAATCATGGGTGCTGTCTTCTATCTCTCCATTGGTCTGGTTGGGGGATACACCACCCCAATTCTGGAAAATCTCTTTGGGTACCTTGGTACCCAGGTGCTCACCTTATCAGATACGTTAGGTGTACACCCCTTACTATCGGGAATACTCGTGGATGGCATTATTGCTGGGGTTGGAGCAGTACTGACCTTTGTTCCCCAACTATTTGTACTCTTTCTCCTTCTTTCCATCTTGGAAGATTGCGGGTATATGGCACGAATTGCCTTCATTATGGATAGGATGATGCGCACCCTGGGGCTTTCAGGCAAGTCCATTATTCCCCTGGTGATTGGAACCGGTTGCTCGGTACCGGCAATCATGAGTAGCAGGACAATCGAGCACCAGAAACAGAGGGAACTCACGGTCATTGTAACTCCATTCATCCCCTGTGGTGCAAAAATGCCGGTTTTTGCGCTCATGCTCACCTACTTTTTTCCTGGTCAGTGGTACATTGCCCCCATGATCTACCTTCTCGGTATTGTCGCAGTCATTGTCACAGGATTGCTTGCCCGGGCAATCGACAAGCATAAGGAAACGAATGCCTTCATTCTTGAGCTACCCCGCTACCAACTCCCAACAGTCAGAAATGTCTGGCTCCAGACCAAAGAAAGGACTCTCGGCTTTATCCAGAAGGCTGGAACCATCATCCTACTCTCCTCTGTGGTCATCTACCTGCTCTCCTCATACTCCTTTACCTTACAAGCGGTCGATGCAGAGGCAAGTATGCTTGCTATCATGGGGCGGGTCATTGCTCCACTGTTTGCCCCACTGGGATTTGGGTTCTGGCAGGCAAGTGTTGCCCTATTGACGGGAATCGCTGCCAAGGAGACTATTGTCAGTACACTCAGCGTCACCATCGGGACTGCAAATCTGGGATTTTTCTTCACTCCTGACTCCGCTCTCTCCTATATGACTTTCATTCTGCTCTCCTCTCCTTGCATTGCCGCCATTGGCGCAATGTTCAAGG